TTACCGCTGTCCTCCTGGGCGGAGGATACGCTGCTGGTGACCGCCAAGCCGGCGGACACGGCGGATTCGGCAACCCATGGCTATACCGCCGGCACCAGCCAGGGGGCGACAAAAACCGACCGACCGCTGATTTTAACCGGGCAGGCGGTATCGGTGGTGACGCGTCAGCAGATGACCGACCAAAATGCCTTAACGGTCAACGATGCGTTGAAGTATACGCCGGGTGTGTTCACCAATTTTGCCGGCGGAGCGACGCGTTATGACACCATTGCGCTGCGGGGCTTTCACGGCGGCGATGTGAATAACACGTTTCTGGACGGGCTGAGGCTGCTGAGCGACAGCGGCAGTTACAACGCATTGCAGGTCGATCCCTGGTTCCTGGAGCGGGTTGACGTGATTAAAGGGCCGTCTTCGGTAATGTACGGCCAAAGCATTCCCGGCGGTCTGGTCGCCTTGACCAGTAAGCGGCCGCAGTTCGCCACCGAAGGGCACCTCAACCTGACGGGCGGCAATCACCATACCCAGGGCGGCGCGTTTGACGTGACCGGCGCGCTGTCGGATCAATGGGCATACCGCCTGACGGGCATGACGCGCAGCAGCGATACCATGTATGACCACCAGCGCGAAGAGCGCTACGCGATTGCGCCGTCGCTGTTATGGCAACCGAGTGAAGATACCTCGCTGTTGCTGAAGGCCTACCTGCAAAAAGATCCGTCCGGCGGCTATCACAGCGCGGTGCCGGCGGACGGCAGCCTGTATGCCAGTCAGGGCGACAAGCTGGGGCGCGGGTTCTTTGACGGCGACAGCCGCCATAACGTATTCAAGCGTTGGGAGCAGATCTACAGCTATGCCTTCTCGCACCGGTTTAATGACGTCTGGACGTTCCGCCAAAACGCCAGCTACACCCATTCGAACGTCGAGCTGGAGCAGGTGTATCAGGCGGGCTGGAATGAGGAGCATACCTTGCTGAATCGCTATTACAGCGGATCCAGCACCTCGCTGGACGCCTACGCCGTGGATAACCAGCTGGAAGCCGAGTTTGCCACCGGGCCGTTGGACCATAAAGTGTTGCTGGGGCTGGACTACCAGCGCTTCCGCAATAATCTGTGGGATGAAAGCGGCGGCGCGTCACCGTTGAATCCCTATACCGGCGTAGCGGGGGAGCCGTTGCTGACCGACGTGGTGCGCACCGACTCGCGCCGTCACTATCAGCAGACCGGCGTCTACCTGCAGGATGAGATCGCTCTGAACAACTGGTATCTCAACCTGGCCGGCCGTTACGATCGTCTGGAGAGTAAGAATACCAACCTGACCGCCGACAGCACCGATTCGCGTAACGATCACCACTTCAGCGGCCGCGCCTCGCTGCTGTATCACTTCGACAGCGGCTTCTCGCCGTACGCCAGCTACAGCTCGGCGATCACCCCGGAGGCGCTGGCGGATAATGACGGCCATATGCTGAAACCCAGCACCAGCAAGCAGTATGAGGTCGGCCTGAAGTATCAGCCACCGGGCAGCACATCGTTGTACAGTGTGTCGCTGTATGACCTCACGCAAAAGGACGTGGCGAACCGGGTGGTGCAGCAAAGTTATTATGAACCTGCCGGTAAGGTGCATTCGCAGGGGATTGAGCTGGAAGCGCGTTCCCAGGTGACCGAACGCCTTAATGTGATTGCGGGTTACACCTATAACAAGGTGAAATTTAAAGACGCCATCGACGGCAATAACGGTAATACGCCGTATTTGGCACCGAACCAAATGGCAACGCTGTGGGGACAATATGATGCGGGTTACGGGCTGAATCTCGGCGCGGGCGTGCGTTATATCGGCAAGCAGTGGGCGGATAATGAAAATACCCAACGTATTCCGTCCGTGACCTTGCTGGACGCGTCAGTACGTATGAACCTGGCGCAGGTGGCGCCGAGCCTGAAAGGGGCGTACGTACAGCTGAACGTCAATAATCTGGCGGACAGAAAATATGTCGCGGCCTGTTACGGCACCAGCTATTGCTATTGGGGGCAGGAACGCAGCGTGGTCGCGACGGTCGGTTACGACTTCTGATCGGGCATCGCCGCGCCGGCATGGATGAACGGCGCGGCGATCTCGGCGGGTGCTCAGAACAGGGAAAACATGAGCACGACCGGTAAACTGAGCGGCCAGGTGAGGCCGATGGTGAGGGCGCTGAGACAGCGAATTTTAATCGTATCCCGGCTGACCAGATAAGTAAAAACCACAGAGAATAAAAAGCCAAACAAATAAAAATATTGTGTTGCAACCCACAGCGACGACATGAAACCCATTCCAGTAATATTTCTCAGCGCGCATTCTAGGAGTATCGCCACCTATAATCAACGACCAGCGCCGACTAATCATGGCGTGCGTTATTCCCCGGCGTCATATATCCCTATAAATAACAGGCCATCACCGGGCGTAAGACTACGCCGAAAAATAGACGCGGTGCTGATAACTTTTTGAAAATATTAAGCAGATATAATATGTTGACGGGGAACAAGCACACAGAGGAGGCATTATGGGCTTTTGGCGTATCGTATTTACCATCCTTATACCGCCACTGGGCGTGCTGCTGGGCAAAGGATTAGGCGGCGCATTTATTTTGAATATTATTCTGACGTTGCTGGGATATTTCCCGGGCCTGATTCATGCGTTTTGGGTGCAGACCAAAGATTCCTGATGGAAGAGGAGGGCCGGGGAATACCCGGCCCTGAGAAACGGCCTTCAGGCGGTTTGGGTGTGGAACAGCTCGCGGAATACCGGATAGATGTCGTCCGGTTCACGAATGTGCTGCATGGCAAAGTTGTCGAACCTGGCCTGTAGGTTTTCATATTCACGCCACAGGGTTTGATGCGCCCGGCGGGTAATTTCGATATAGCTGTAGTAGCGCACGATCGGCAGCAGTTTTTTCGCCAGCAACTCATGGCACAGCGGGGAGTCATCGGCCCAGTTGTCGCCGTCCGACGCCTGCGCCGCGTAGATGTTCCACTGCGCCGGGTTGTAACGCTCCTCCACCACCTCGCTCATCAGCTTCAGCGCGCTGGAAACGATGGTGCCGCCGGTTTCCTGCGAGTAGAAAAACTCTTGCTCGTCGACTTCTTTGGCCTGCGTATGGTGGCGGATATACACCACCTCGACGTTTTTGTAGGTACGGCTCAGGAACAGATAGAGCAGGATATAAAAACGTTTGGCCATATCTTTCGTCGCCTGATCCATTGAACCAGAAACGTCCATCAGGCAGAACATCACCGCCTGGCTGGAGGGCTCCGGACGGCGTTCGTAATTCTTGTAGCGTAAATCGAAGGTATCGATAAAGGGGACGCGTTCGATTTTCTGCCGCAGTTCGGCAATGTCTTTACGCAGCCGCTCCTCTTCCAACAGCTGTGCCGGCTCGGTGTTCTCCATGGTAGTCAACTGCTCTTCCAACTGGCGCAGCTCGCGGCGTTTGCCGGCAGTCATCGCCGTACGCCGCGCCAGTGAGTTTTGCAGGGAGCGTACGATGCTGATGTTGGCGGGCACGCCGTTGGCGGTAAAACCGGCGCGATGGGTTTTGAATTCGGTGAGCTGTTTGTACTCATTTTTCTTCAGGTTCGGCAGCGCCAAATCTTCAAACAGCAGGTCGAGATATTCGTCTTTGGAGATCTGGAAGACGAAATCATCCTGACCCTCACCGTCCTGGCTGGCGTTGCCCTGACCGCTGCCGCCGCCACCACCGCCCTGTGGCCGTTCGACGCGATCGTTCTGTACGAAATGATCGTTACCGGGATGGACGCGATGGCGCGTGCCGCCGCGCCCCTGATGAAACATCGGTTCGTTGATATCGGCGTTGGGAATCGATACGGATTCGCCACTGTCTATGTCGGTGACCGAACGCTTGTTGATGGCTTCGGCGATCGACTGTTTAATTTGCGACTTGTAGCGGCGCAGAAAGCGCTGGCGATTCACCATGCTTTTGTTTTTGCCGTTCAGCCGTCGATCAATGAAATAAGCCATAGTTCCCCCAACCATTGCCAACTTTCTATGCCCTGACGCCCGCGAACCGCAGCCCGCGGGCCATTAAGGCATCCCTCTACGACGTCACTCGCAGCGCGTTATCAGGAGGATTTTCTGACCCGCAGATACCATTCGCACAGTAAACGCACCTGCTTGCGGGTATAGCCTTTTTCCATCATGCGATCGACAAAGTCGTCGTGTTTCTTCTGTTCGTCCGTGGAGGTTTTCGCGTTAAAGGAGATGACCGGCAGCAGTTCTTCGGTATTCGAGAACATTTTCTTCTCGATAACCGTGCGCAGCTTCTCATAACTGGTCCAGTTAGGATTACGGCCATTGTTGTTTGCCCGGGCGCGCAGTACGAAGTTGACGATTTCATTACGGAAATCTTTCGGGTTGCTGATGCCGGCAGGTTTTTCAATTTTCTCCAGTTCGGCGTTGAGCGATTCACGATCAAACAGCTGGCCGGTATCCGGATCGCGGTACTCCTGATCCTGGATCCAGAAGTCCGCATAGGTCACGTAGCGGTCGAAAATATTCTGACCGTACTCGGAGTAGGACTCCAGATAGGCGGTCTGGATCTCTTTGCCGATAAACTCGGCGTATTTCGGGATCAGATAACCTTTCAGGTGCTCCAGATATTTTTCCGCCAGATCCTGCGGGAATTGTTCACGTTCGATCTGCTGTTCCAGCACGTAGAACAGGTGCACCGGGTTGGCCGCCACCTCGGTATGATCGAAGTTAAACACGCGTGACAAAATTTTGAAGGCGAAGCGGGTCGACAGGCCGTTCATCCCTTCATCTACGCCGGCATAGTCGCGGTATTCCTGATACGACTTGGCCTTCGGATCGGTATCTTTCAGACTTTCACCGTCGTAAACGCGCATTTTTGAGTAGAGGCTGGAATTTTCCGGCTCTTTCAGCCGCGACAGCACGGTAAAGCGCGCCAGCGTTTCCAGCGTGCCGGGCGCGCACGGCGCGTGGGTCAGTTCACTGTGATCGAGCAGTTTGTCGTAGATTTTTATCTCTTCCGACACTCGCAGGCAGTACGGCACCTTGACGATATAGACTCGGTCAAGGAAGGCTTCGTTGTTTTTGTTGTTGCGGAACGTCACCCATTCCGATTCGTTGGAGTGGGCCAGAATAATACCGTTGAACGGCAGGGCGGAAATGCCTTCGGTACCGTTATAGTTGCCTTCCTGCGTGGCGGTCAGCAGCGGGTGCAGCACCTTGATCGGCGCCTTAAACATTTCAACAAACTCCATCAGCCCCTGGTTGGCCCGGCAAAGGGCGCCGGAATAACCGTAGGCGTCAGGGTCGTTTTGTGCGTGGTTTTCCAATTTTCGGATATCCACTTTACCGACCAGGGCCGAAATATCCTGGTTGTTCTCATCGCCAGGCTCGGTCTTGGCGATGGCAATCTGTTCGAGAATCGACGGACGTACTTTCACCACTTTGAACTTGGTGATGTCACCGCCAAATTCATGGAGCCGCTTCGCCGCCCATGGCGACATAATGGTGCCGAGATAGCGGCGTGGGATGTTGTACTCTTTTTCCAGGATGCCGGCGTCTTCCTGCGGATTGAACAGGCATAAAGGATGGTCATTTACCGGGCTGCGTTCGCCGTTGGCGCTTAACGTATAGATAGGCACCAGCTGCATCAACGCTTTCAGCCGTTCGGCCAGCGAGGATTTACCGCCGCCGACCGGCCCCAGCAGATACAGAATCTGCTTTTTCTCTTCCAGGCCCTGTGCGGCGTGTTTCAGGTAAGAGACGATCTGCTCGATCGCCTCCTCCATGCCGTAGAACTCTTCAAAGGCCGGATAGCGTGCGATCACGCGGTTGGAGAACAGGCGCGACATGCGAGACTCAAGCGCGGTGTCGACCATGACCGGTTCACCGATAGCCATCAGCAGACGTTCCGCGGCATTGGCGTAGGCACTGCGATCTTCCCGGCAAATGGTAAGAAATTCCTGCAGTGTGAACTCTTCGTCCTTGGCAGCTTCATAGCGCTGGCGATAGTGGTCAAATATGTTCATGGCGATGCCCGTCCTTTCGTTATTAGCACAGGTTAAAGGGAGCAGGTGATAGACCCGTTGGGATTGAGGCTGCGGCCGTAGCGCCGCAACTCAATAACATTGGGTACCCATTCCGGCCCCCGAAAGAAGAAGTTAAAACCTGAGTACAGCAACCCGTATGCCAACCTGTTGCGCTTATTATCGCGAGTTGCGCTGTATTGCCACTGGGCTCAGGGTCATTTCAGCTTCTTATTTAAGCGTAGTTGGCATAGCGGAAAATTTCCTGTCAGCGAAAAAGCTTTTTTTAAGTCATATCAATGACTCAGTTATTTCAGGGACAAAGGCGGGCCTTATTGGCTGCGGTCTGAGGGGGGAAACGTCATGTTTCTGACATGCGTTATACATATTTCGGCATTAATGTTGCCGATCCGGCGTGATTTAACATGTAAAGATAAAGCGCATCACTTAAATTTCACCTAGAATATGACGCTATTTTAACGGCTCCGATCCGAGCATGGCATGACAACGCTGCTTCACGGATGGCCTAGGGGCGTCTGCATCGGGCGCGTGTTGCCGAGCTGGCGACGCAACGTGTTTATACAAGAACAACGAGGGGAATCGAACGGGTGAAAATTTTCAAATTCAAAACGTTGGCAATCGCCGGCGCACTGCTGTGCGCGCAGGGCGCTCAGGCGGGAACCTGGTCGCTGGGGGCGTCGGCGCTGCTGACGCCGGATCCTTATCGGGGCAACAACACCCGTCTGTATCCGGTGCCGGTGATCAACTATGACAGTGAGGATTTTTACTTCCATACGCTGACCGCCGGTTATTACCTGTGGAATGATGAGGTCAACAAACTCAGCGTGATGGCGTACTACTCACCGCTGCACTTTAAACCGGGCGACAGCGACGACGATCGCATGAAACGACTGGATAAGCGCCGCGGCACGCTGATGGCCGGGCTGGCCTATTCGCACAATGCCGAGTGGGGCACGCTGCGTGCGGCCTTCAGCGGCGATACGCTGGATAACAGCAACGGGCTGGTCGGCGACCTGGCCTATCTGTACAAGTTCCAGGCGGGCGACTGGAGCCTGGCGCCGGGCGTCGGCGTGACCTGGAGCAGTAAAAACCAGAATAAATACTACTATGGCGTGAGCGACAATGAGTCGCGCCGCAGCGGCCTGAACAGCTACAAACCGAGCGACAGCTGGGCGCCATACTTTGAACTGACGGCGAACTATCAGATCAACAAGAGCTGGAACGCCTTCTTTATGGGACGCTATGTGCGCTTGTCGGATGAAGTCAAGGACAGCCCGATGGTGGACAAATCTTACGACGGCATGCTGTGGAGCGGTGTCACGTACACCTTCTGATCGCGGATGTACGGTAAGAGAAAAGGGGCGCTATCGCCCCTTGGGGTTGATGACAAAATCGTCTGATGGCCCGAGATATACGGGCCTAGCGTAACGAGGGGCATTATGGGACGCATCCCTGCGTCCCACCCTACGGGCCAACCTGTCGGTTGTTCAAATTTGCTCCCGGCAAATTTGTCCGGCGGCTTACGCCGCTACGACCCCATCGCCACGCTCTCCCTAATAACTAACTTTGTCAGCACTCTGAAGGGGCGCTATCGCCCCTTTTGCTTATCTGTCGTACCTGCGGGTCAGGCGTCTTTGCGGCAGCGGAAGGTGACCGCCAGACGGGCCGGTTGTTCCCCCTGCGCCCGCAGCGGCTTGCTGAGCCGTCCGGTTTCAACGCACACCATGGTCTTGTAGCCGTCGTTGGCCATATCCGCCATGCTGCAGGAGAGTTCTGCCCCCGGATTCCAGGCGATCACATCGCTCATATGATGGTGTTGGACTTCAATCGTGCGCTGCAGCGCTGGATCTCTGATCAGGCTGCAGGCCGCCGGCTGGGTGTAAATCCGGTCGGTCTGGCCGCTGAAGGTCACCTCGCCGCTCTGGCGGGCTTCGGCACCGTTTGCCACTTTATCCAGATAGGTTTCCCCGAGCCCGGCAACGCTGACTCTGGCGATATCGCCGATTTGGAAGTAGCTGTGCAGCGCCGCGGTGGCCTGATAGTCACCGTGAGACTCTAGCTCGATCTCACAACTTTCCCCCAGCTTGAAGCGGGCGATTAGCGTAAAGGCGTGCGGCCACAG
The nucleotide sequence above comes from Serratia rhizosphaerae. Encoded proteins:
- a CDS encoding TonB-dependent siderophore receptor → MSGIFPVKRSRLLCAIALFLPLSSWAEDTLLVTAKPADTADSATHGYTAGTSQGATKTDRPLILTGQAVSVVTRQQMTDQNALTVNDALKYTPGVFTNFAGGATRYDTIALRGFHGGDVNNTFLDGLRLLSDSGSYNALQVDPWFLERVDVIKGPSSVMYGQSIPGGLVALTSKRPQFATEGHLNLTGGNHHTQGGAFDVTGALSDQWAYRLTGMTRSSDTMYDHQREERYAIAPSLLWQPSEDTSLLLKAYLQKDPSGGYHSAVPADGSLYASQGDKLGRGFFDGDSRHNVFKRWEQIYSYAFSHRFNDVWTFRQNASYTHSNVELEQVYQAGWNEEHTLLNRYYSGSSTSLDAYAVDNQLEAEFATGPLDHKVLLGLDYQRFRNNLWDESGGASPLNPYTGVAGEPLLTDVVRTDSRRHYQQTGVYLQDEIALNNWYLNLAGRYDRLESKNTNLTADSTDSRNDHHFSGRASLLYHFDSGFSPYASYSSAITPEALADNDGHMLKPSTSKQYEVGLKYQPPGSTSLYSVSLYDLTQKDVANRVVQQSYYEPAGKVHSQGIELEARSQVTERLNVIAGYTYNKVKFKDAIDGNNGNTPYLAPNQMATLWGQYDAGYGLNLGAGVRYIGKQWADNENTQRIPSVTLLDASVRMNLAQVAPSLKGAYVQLNVNNLADRKYVAACYGTSYCYWGQERSVVATVGYDF
- a CDS encoding GhoT/OrtT family toxin, with the protein product MSSLWVATQYFYLFGFLFSVVFTYLVSRDTIKIRCLSALTIGLTWPLSLPVVLMFSLF
- a CDS encoding YqaE/Pmp3 family membrane protein, with protein sequence MGFWRIVFTILIPPLGVLLGKGLGGAFILNIILTLLGYFPGLIHAFWVQTKDS
- a CDS encoding YeaH/YhbH family protein, with translation MAYFIDRRLNGKNKSMVNRQRFLRRYKSQIKQSIAEAINKRSVTDIDSGESVSIPNADINEPMFHQGRGGTRHRVHPGNDHFVQNDRVERPQGGGGGGSGQGNASQDGEGQDDFVFQISKDEYLDLLFEDLALPNLKKNEYKQLTEFKTHRAGFTANGVPANISIVRSLQNSLARRTAMTAGKRRELRQLEEQLTTMENTEPAQLLEEERLRKDIAELRQKIERVPFIDTFDLRYKNYERRPEPSSQAVMFCLMDVSGSMDQATKDMAKRFYILLYLFLSRTYKNVEVVYIRHHTQAKEVDEQEFFYSQETGGTIVSSALKLMSEVVEERYNPAQWNIYAAQASDGDNWADDSPLCHELLAKKLLPIVRYYSYIEITRRAHQTLWREYENLQARFDNFAMQHIREPDDIYPVFRELFHTQTA
- the yeaG gene encoding protein kinase YeaG; amino-acid sequence: MNIFDHYRQRYEAAKDEEFTLQEFLTICREDRSAYANAAERLLMAIGEPVMVDTALESRMSRLFSNRVIARYPAFEEFYGMEEAIEQIVSYLKHAAQGLEEKKQILYLLGPVGGGKSSLAERLKALMQLVPIYTLSANGERSPVNDHPLCLFNPQEDAGILEKEYNIPRRYLGTIMSPWAAKRLHEFGGDITKFKVVKVRPSILEQIAIAKTEPGDENNQDISALVGKVDIRKLENHAQNDPDAYGYSGALCRANQGLMEFVEMFKAPIKVLHPLLTATQEGNYNGTEGISALPFNGIILAHSNESEWVTFRNNKNNEAFLDRVYIVKVPYCLRVSEEIKIYDKLLDHSELTHAPCAPGTLETLARFTVLSRLKEPENSSLYSKMRVYDGESLKDTDPKAKSYQEYRDYAGVDEGMNGLSTRFAFKILSRVFNFDHTEVAANPVHLFYVLEQQIEREQFPQDLAEKYLEHLKGYLIPKYAEFIGKEIQTAYLESYSEYGQNIFDRYVTYADFWIQDQEYRDPDTGQLFDRESLNAELEKIEKPAGISNPKDFRNEIVNFVLRARANNNGRNPNWTSYEKLRTVIEKKMFSNTEELLPVISFNAKTSTDEQKKHDDFVDRMMEKGYTRKQVRLLCEWYLRVRKSS
- a CDS encoding MipA/OmpV family protein; translation: MKIFKFKTLAIAGALLCAQGAQAGTWSLGASALLTPDPYRGNNTRLYPVPVINYDSEDFYFHTLTAGYYLWNDEVNKLSVMAYYSPLHFKPGDSDDDRMKRLDKRRGTLMAGLAYSHNAEWGTLRAAFSGDTLDNSNGLVGDLAYLYKFQAGDWSLAPGVGVTWSSKNQNKYYYGVSDNESRRSGLNSYKPSDSWAPYFELTANYQINKSWNAFFMGRYVRLSDEVKDSPMVDKSYDGMLWSGVTYTF
- a CDS encoding D-hexose-6-phosphate mutarotase is translated as MNEKVFTLPISKQISPYISQRQLDALSVVVVSHPKVRAAVTLQGAHLISWQPSGERPVIWLSENTPFKTGSAIRGGVPICWPWFGPAGKPSHGFARNQPWRLTAHDEDQDGVILTFTLQDNEQTRKLWPHAFTLIARFKLGESCEIELESHGDYQATAALHSYFQIGDIARVSVAGLGETYLDKVANGAEARQSGEVTFSGQTDRIYTQPAACSLIRDPALQRTIEVQHHHMSDVIAWNPGAELSCSMADMANDGYKTMVCVETGRLSKPLRAQGEQPARLAVTFRCRKDA